Proteins from a genomic interval of Luteibacter pinisoli:
- a CDS encoding biotin--[acetyl-CoA-carboxylase] ligase has product MLARDLLEALAGGDAVSGASLARQAGVTRAAVWKQMEALRLKGVPVEAKVGGGYRLPWPTQLLEAKAIRAACPPAIVPHIGMLEVHWDIDSTSSELARRNPVLDDLSFVLAEAQSAGRGRRGRTWLSPPGMNLYLSVLKRFDGGFASLSGLSLAVGVMILRALDEVGIRTAGLKWPNDVMAGNAKLAGILVELSGEYSGPCAAVIGVGLNIRLPDSLHERAGQPITDLAALTGGQPPDRNHVAAAVVSALADGLRAFERQGFAAFAKEYAASDLLVGESLRVIDPRGEYVATGEGVDERGALRVRRADGEAVTVDSAEVSVRRSGP; this is encoded by the coding sequence ATGCTTGCACGCGACCTCCTCGAAGCCCTTGCCGGCGGCGACGCCGTGTCCGGCGCCTCCCTGGCCCGCCAGGCGGGCGTCACGCGCGCCGCTGTCTGGAAACAGATGGAAGCCCTGCGCCTGAAGGGCGTGCCGGTGGAAGCCAAGGTGGGCGGCGGCTATCGCCTGCCATGGCCGACCCAGCTGCTGGAGGCCAAGGCCATCCGCGCGGCGTGTCCGCCCGCGATCGTGCCGCATATCGGCATGCTCGAGGTCCACTGGGACATCGATTCCACCTCCAGCGAGCTGGCCCGGCGCAACCCGGTGCTGGACGACCTCTCCTTCGTGCTGGCCGAAGCCCAGTCCGCGGGGCGCGGCCGGCGCGGGCGCACCTGGCTCTCACCGCCCGGCATGAATCTCTATCTCTCCGTGCTCAAGCGCTTCGACGGGGGCTTCGCCTCGCTGTCCGGCCTGTCGCTCGCGGTGGGCGTGATGATCCTGCGGGCGCTCGACGAGGTGGGCATCCGCACCGCCGGCCTGAAGTGGCCGAACGACGTGATGGCCGGCAACGCCAAGCTCGCCGGCATCCTGGTGGAGCTTTCGGGTGAGTACTCGGGCCCCTGCGCCGCGGTGATCGGCGTGGGCCTCAACATCCGTCTGCCGGATAGCCTGCACGAGCGCGCCGGCCAGCCGATTACCGACCTTGCCGCACTGACCGGCGGGCAGCCGCCCGATCGCAACCATGTCGCCGCGGCCGTCGTCAGTGCGCTGGCCGACGGCCTGCGTGCGTTCGAGCGCCAGGGCTTTGCAGCCTTCGCGAAGGAATACGCCGCGAGCGACCTGCTGGTGGGCGAGTCGCTGCGCGTCATCGATCCGCGCGGCGAATACGTCGCGACGGGCGAAGGCGTGGACGAGCGTGGTGCCCTGCGTGTGCGCCGCGCCGATGGCGAGGCCGTCACCGTCGATAGCGCTGAAGTCTCCGTGCGCAGGAGTGGCCCATGA
- a CDS encoding type III pantothenate kinase, with translation MILLLDLGNTRLKFALLDGATFTHRGAFGWDADIAHELATLWATWPRPERVVGASVVDGARETAVAVAAGSAFDRTPQWVRTPAEACGVRNAYAEPQRLGVDRFLALVDAFDAGRAPCVLASVGTALTLDALAADGQHLGGWIAPGPLLMQQSVLGATVQVRPTHAGAVRDLADNTADGLASGCWQASAALVDRFVRRAAPQLGGTPSVTLGGGDAELLAPLLEHEVNIVPDAVLRGLAVWARTHADAPDIF, from the coding sequence ATGATCCTGTTGCTCGACCTCGGCAACACACGCCTGAAATTTGCGCTGCTCGATGGCGCGACGTTTACCCATCGCGGTGCGTTCGGCTGGGATGCGGACATCGCGCACGAACTGGCGACGCTGTGGGCGACGTGGCCGCGGCCTGAGCGCGTGGTGGGTGCGTCCGTCGTTGACGGTGCGCGCGAAACCGCCGTGGCCGTCGCCGCCGGCAGCGCCTTCGATCGCACTCCCCAGTGGGTGCGAACGCCGGCCGAAGCCTGTGGCGTACGCAACGCTTACGCCGAGCCGCAGCGTCTCGGTGTCGATCGTTTCCTCGCCCTGGTCGATGCCTTCGACGCGGGCAGGGCGCCATGCGTGCTGGCCAGCGTCGGCACCGCGCTGACGCTGGATGCGCTTGCCGCGGACGGCCAGCACCTGGGCGGCTGGATTGCCCCGGGCCCGCTGCTGATGCAGCAGTCCGTGCTTGGCGCCACCGTGCAGGTCCGCCCCACCCATGCGGGTGCCGTGCGCGACCTCGCCGACAACACCGCTGACGGCCTCGCCTCCGGCTGCTGGCAGGCCAGTGCCGCCCTGGTCGATCGCTTCGTTCGACGCGCCGCTCCGCAGCTGGGTGGCACCCCCTCGGTGACCCTTGGTGGGGGTGATGCCGAGCTGCTCGCCCCCCTGCTCGAGCACGAGGTGAACATCGTGCCCGACGCCGTCCTTCGTGGCCTCGCCGTATGGGCCCGGACGCACGCCGACGCCCCGGATATCTTTTAG
- a CDS encoding SPOR domain-containing protein: MLLRLLFVLLIALNIAVAAWLLLGESGTHAVETADKGVPELKLLTELPVAAATAAPVAATTAAPVVPAPTTPVAPAATAPAPVPTPPPAPPREAEKVAAETPAPPATVPTSPKRSYRCLAVGPFANQVDLRTTRTALAARTVRSRQRQEQTTESHGWRVFLPAQATRDEALAQAKRLEAKGIKDYFVVTAQGELQNSVALGLFHDPANARKRRDEVIAAGFPARMSERTETTPVWWLDVVVPDDASNEVRRGIRAPGATARPTGCF; encoded by the coding sequence ATGCTGCTGCGTTTGCTGTTCGTACTGTTGATCGCCCTCAACATCGCGGTGGCCGCCTGGCTGCTGCTGGGTGAGAGCGGCACGCATGCGGTGGAGACGGCTGACAAGGGCGTGCCCGAGTTGAAGCTGCTGACCGAGCTGCCGGTCGCGGCTGCCACGGCGGCGCCCGTTGCAGCGACCACGGCCGCACCCGTCGTCCCTGCGCCGACCACCCCGGTAGCCCCTGCCGCCACGGCGCCGGCTCCGGTGCCCACGCCGCCGCCCGCACCGCCGCGCGAGGCAGAAAAGGTCGCCGCGGAAACCCCCGCGCCGCCGGCCACGGTGCCGACGAGCCCGAAGCGCAGCTACCGATGCCTCGCCGTCGGCCCGTTCGCCAACCAGGTGGACCTGCGCACCACGCGCACCGCGCTGGCCGCACGCACGGTGCGCAGCCGCCAGCGCCAGGAACAGACTACCGAATCGCACGGCTGGCGCGTCTTCCTCCCCGCGCAGGCCACGCGCGACGAAGCCCTCGCCCAGGCCAAGCGGCTGGAGGCAAAAGGGATCAAGGATTACTTCGTGGTCACCGCCCAGGGCGAGCTGCAGAACTCCGTGGCCTTGGGCCTGTTCCACGACCCGGCCAACGCCCGCAAGCGCCGCGACGAAGTCATCGCCGCCGGTTTCCCGGCCCGCATGAGCGAACGCACCGAAACCACGCCGGTCTGGTGGCTGGATGTCGTCGTCCCCGACGACGCCAGCAACGAGGTCCGCCGTGGCATCCGCGCCCCCGGCGCCACGGCTCGCCCCACCGGCTGCTTCTGA